A portion of the Tenacibaculum todarodis genome contains these proteins:
- a CDS encoding carboxypeptidase-like regulatory domain-containing protein, with protein MLQKSLFVIALIFSLFTNAQNIKLKGSVKDSLQNPLSFANVIAKPKDVNQNLSFAITDEEGNYALTLKKDNSYTISISFMGYEPLNQTITPTKNTTKNFILKEAKNQLDEVVIELPVSVKGDTTTYNTEHFVTGEERKLKNVLKKLPGVEVTKDGSVTVQGKKVTTMLVDGKKFFGGGTKLAVDNIPADAIDKVQVLDNYNEVAFLKNVSDSDEMAMNIQLKEDKKRFLFGDIEAGKGNKEYYKTHANLFYYSPKTNVNFIGNLNNTGEKTFTFKDYLSFSGGINAVFSGNFNFRGGDFSQFLESNDLVSSSQRFGALNITKTTSDKLDVSGYVLFSHTNTQNFIETLNEYSSFTEQKTQENSQKNVLGIGKLSLEYAPNDTEQWYARTQVKKTNNYKNNSIVSLINENNNSILTDNTNGAWYVNQNIEWHKKQSEKHTFSATANYTFDANNPTTFWNTTNPILQGLIPFDDSQNENRLQQLKENKKHHLHTVFKDFWVLNNSNHIYTTVGNTHQQEKFVSSSSQILDNGSQNNFTSAGFNNTTVFKHNDFFAGVHYKFKTGIFTFKQGAYLHNYNWQVNQQTQIDKNKWVVLPDFLMKIEFNKSKKIQVNYNLKSNFTDASKLANRFYLQSYNSVFRGSENLENELFHSARIRYSRFSLYRGLMFNASINYNKKLNGFRNAVEFDGVNRFLTIQLLENPSENWGFNSSIRKRIKKIRYKLSSNYSNASYLQNIDNMFSTNKNENYSFDVGAETLFDDFPTIEVGFKRSIGNFTSNNSTSKFTTDEPYINVDYDFLKGFIFNFDYTHYNYQNKAQRVENSYEIANTTLSYKNDDSAWSYKVTAQNLFNTTFKQDNRFSDYLISDTKTHILPRIIMFSIGYNL; from the coding sequence ATGTTACAAAAATCACTATTTGTAATTGCCTTAATTTTTAGTCTTTTTACAAATGCTCAAAACATTAAATTAAAAGGCAGTGTAAAAGATAGTTTACAAAATCCATTGTCTTTTGCTAATGTAATTGCAAAACCTAAAGATGTAAACCAAAACCTATCTTTTGCCATTACTGATGAAGAAGGTAACTATGCCCTGACTTTAAAAAAAGACAATAGTTATACCATTAGCATTAGTTTTATGGGTTACGAGCCCTTAAACCAAACAATAACACCAACTAAAAACACAACCAAAAACTTTATTTTAAAAGAAGCTAAAAACCAATTAGATGAAGTGGTTATAGAATTGCCAGTTTCTGTAAAAGGAGATACAACCACTTATAATACCGAGCATTTTGTAACAGGAGAAGAACGCAAACTAAAAAACGTACTTAAAAAACTACCTGGTGTAGAAGTCACCAAAGATGGAAGCGTTACAGTACAGGGTAAAAAAGTAACCACTATGTTGGTAGATGGTAAAAAGTTTTTTGGTGGTGGTACAAAATTAGCGGTAGATAATATACCCGCAGATGCCATAGACAAGGTACAAGTTTTAGACAATTACAACGAAGTTGCTTTTTTAAAAAATGTTTCAGATTCTGATGAAATGGCAATGAATATTCAACTAAAAGAAGATAAAAAGCGTTTTCTTTTTGGTGATATAGAAGCAGGAAAAGGCAATAAAGAGTATTATAAAACACACGCAAACTTATTTTATTATTCACCTAAAACCAATGTTAATTTTATTGGAAACCTAAATAATACTGGCGAAAAAACGTTTACGTTTAAAGATTATTTAAGTTTTTCGGGCGGTATAAATGCAGTATTTAGCGGTAATTTTAATTTTAGAGGTGGAGATTTTAGTCAGTTTTTAGAAAGTAACGATTTGGTGAGCAGTAGCCAACGATTTGGTGCTTTAAATATTACCAAAACAACCTCAGATAAATTAGATGTTTCTGGTTATGTTCTTTTTTCGCACACCAATACACAGAATTTTATAGAAACGTTAAATGAATATTCTTCATTTACAGAACAAAAAACACAAGAAAACAGTCAGAAAAACGTGTTAGGTATTGGTAAGTTATCTTTGGAATATGCGCCAAATGATACGGAACAATGGTATGCAAGAACACAGGTTAAAAAAACAAACAATTATAAGAACAATAGTATTGTTTCTTTAATAAATGAAAATAATAACAGCATTTTAACAGACAATACAAATGGCGCTTGGTATGTAAACCAAAATATAGAATGGCATAAAAAGCAATCAGAAAAACACACATTTTCTGCCACAGCAAATTATACTTTTGATGCTAACAATCCAACCACTTTTTGGAATACAACAAACCCTATTTTACAAGGTTTAATTCCGTTTGATGATTCGCAAAACGAAAACAGACTTCAACAACTTAAAGAAAACAAAAAACATCATTTACACACCGTTTTTAAAGACTTTTGGGTGTTAAATAATAGCAATCATATTTATACAACGGTTGGTAACACGCATCAGCAAGAAAAATTTGTGAGTTCTAGTAGTCAAATTTTAGATAATGGTTCTCAGAACAACTTTACTTCCGCAGGTTTTAACAATACAACAGTTTTTAAACACAATGATTTTTTTGCAGGAGTTCATTATAAATTTAAAACAGGAATTTTTACTTTTAAACAAGGTGCATACTTGCATAATTACAATTGGCAAGTAAACCAACAAACACAAATTGACAAAAATAAATGGGTTGTTTTACCTGATTTTTTGATGAAGATTGAATTCAACAAGTCTAAGAAAATTCAAGTAAACTATAATTTAAAATCCAATTTTACAGACGCTTCAAAATTGGCAAATCGATTTTATTTGCAATCGTATAATTCGGTTTTTAGAGGAAGTGAGAATTTAGAAAACGAATTATTTCATTCCGCAAGAATTAGATATAGTCGTTTTAGTTTGTATCGAGGTTTAATGTTTAATGCAAGTATTAATTATAATAAAAAACTTAACGGATTTAGAAATGCTGTGGAGTTTGATGGTGTTAATCGGTTTTTAACAATTCAATTATTGGAAAATCCGTCAGAAAATTGGGGTTTCAATTCTTCGATTAGAAAACGAATCAAGAAAATTAGATATAAATTATCAAGTAATTATAGCAATGCTTCATATCTGCAAAATATAGACAATATGTTTTCAACTAATAAAAATGAAAACTATTCTTTTGATGTTGGTGCTGAAACATTATTTGATGATTTCCCAACAATTGAAGTCGGTTTTAAAAGAAGTATCGGTAATTTCACTTCCAATAATTCAACTTCAAAATTCACAACAGATGAACCTTATATAAACGTAGATTACGACTTTTTAAAAGGCTTTATTTTTAATTTTGATTATACACATTATAACTATCAAAATAAAGCGCAAAGAGTTGAAAATAGTTATGAAATTGCAAACACAACATTATCTTATAAAAATGATGATAGCGCTTGGAGTTATAAGGTTACAGCACAAAACTTATTCAATACCACTTTTAAACAAGACAATCGATTTTCAGACTATTTAATTTCAGATACAAAAACGCATATTTTACCTAGAATCATTATGTTTTCTATTGGTTACAACTTATAA
- a CDS encoding GLPGLI family protein: MFSRILIFLFTFSTIVINAQITKGKVHYTISIEPFDSKKIDSLANSPSIKKANMRKWMKDFLKNNEDVTSILSFTNNEALYMLEEKMQLDEKKVNLSRIIAGGKNKFYTNTTTKEYFKQVEIGELLRVEMKPFDWKITQETKTIGKYICYKATATKETENSRGLHKKTTTAWFTPTIPVNFGPKEYFGLPGLILEIIEDKKSIKATKITLNTTEKITIKRPTKGKKMTQEEYDEMGRDFFKNLDRRRN, translated from the coding sequence ATGTTTAGCCGTATATTAATCTTTCTATTTACTTTTTCAACAATAGTAATAAACGCACAAATTACTAAAGGGAAAGTACATTATACTATATCAATAGAACCTTTTGATAGTAAAAAAATTGATTCTTTAGCAAATAGTCCTTCAATTAAAAAAGCTAACATGCGTAAATGGATGAAAGACTTCTTAAAAAATAATGAAGATGTTACAAGTATCTTATCTTTTACAAATAATGAAGCTTTATATATGCTTGAAGAAAAAATGCAACTAGATGAAAAGAAAGTTAATTTATCAAGAATAATAGCAGGTGGTAAAAATAAATTTTACACAAATACAACTACAAAAGAATATTTTAAGCAAGTAGAAATTGGAGAACTATTACGAGTAGAAATGAAACCATTTGATTGGAAAATTACACAAGAAACTAAAACAATTGGTAAGTATATTTGTTACAAAGCAACTGCTACTAAAGAAACAGAAAACAGTAGAGGTTTACATAAAAAAACAACTACTGCTTGGTTTACACCAACAATCCCCGTTAATTTTGGACCAAAAGAATACTTTGGGTTACCTGGTTTAATCTTAGAAATTATAGAAGATAAAAAAAGTATAAAAGCTACTAAAATAACTTTAAATACAACAGAAAAAATTACCATAAAAAGACCCACTAAAGGAAAAAAAATGACGCAAGAAGAATATGATGAAATGGGACGTGATTTTTTCAAAAATTTAGACAGAAGAAGAAACTAA
- a CDS encoding GLPGLI family protein yields MKIKILILIYVFYSSIVFSQKKGVVIYNVKIDTTGFDKKTKDQNKQAVKLIKSITNNSKNYKLKLSFKDDNSYYSLINKGLNTDSESNYKLNLSKIMFKIRSKFYYKIKDNYILEEKEFLGDIFLVKKNKKISDWKLLNVKKKIGKYICYKAERDYVYESRKGKVTQKQIVWYTTEIPLPFGPKEFVGFPGLVLKVQAGKIIYTAEKITLNPKGKITIKKPLKGKMITEKELQNLGKKAMGEFTRN; encoded by the coding sequence ATGAAAATTAAAATATTAATATTAATTTATGTTTTTTATAGTTCTATTGTTTTTTCTCAAAAAAAAGGAGTTGTAATATATAATGTTAAAATAGATACAACAGGTTTTGATAAAAAAACTAAAGATCAAAATAAACAAGCTGTAAAGCTTATTAAAAGTATTACTAATAATTCTAAAAACTACAAATTAAAATTATCTTTTAAAGATGATAATTCTTATTATTCTTTAATTAATAAAGGTCTAAATACGGATTCTGAATCTAACTATAAATTGAATTTGAGTAAAATAATGTTTAAAATAAGAAGCAAATTTTATTATAAAATTAAAGATAATTACATTTTAGAAGAAAAAGAATTTTTGGGAGATATTTTTTTGGTTAAAAAAAATAAAAAAATATCTGATTGGAAGTTATTAAATGTAAAAAAGAAAATAGGAAAATATATCTGTTATAAAGCAGAAAGAGATTATGTTTATGAATCTAGAAAAGGAAAAGTAACTCAAAAGCAAATTGTCTGGTACACGACTGAAATACCACTTCCTTTTGGTCCAAAGGAATTTGTTGGATTTCCTGGATTAGTTCTTAAAGTTCAAGCAGGTAAAATTATTTATACAGCAGAAAAAATCACTTTAAATCCAAAAGGCAAAATTACAATAAAGAAACCTTTGAAAGGAAAAATGATTACAGAAAAAGAATTACAAAACCTTGGAAAAAAAGCTATGGGAGAATTTACTCGTAATTAA
- a CDS encoding helix-turn-helix domain-containing protein, translated as MSYDAKAEILNTKLLQRIREEREKTGLSQWDFAIKIGLGQSAYHKIEKGKTRLDMFRFFKIAEALDVPASALMDN; from the coding sequence ATGAGTTATGATGCTAAGGCAGAAATTTTAAATACTAAGTTGTTACAACGTATTAGAGAAGAAAGAGAAAAAACAGGTTTATCACAATGGGATTTTGCCATAAAAATTGGTTTAGGGCAAAGTGCGTACCATAAAATTGAGAAAGGTAAAACACGTTTAGATATGTTTCGTTTTTTTAAAATAGCGGAAGCTTTAGATGTACCTGCGTCAGCATTAATGGATAATTAA
- a CDS encoding GLPGLI family protein, which translates to MKHLKIILFFSLVTNYVTTFSQVNFSGIVHYESTINKNTLTNYLKNRRDTIDENLVKTLDKVYLQLKPIQSKLTFNNGSGLFKVLDQMSTKDNDLGMNIAKVSAGGSKEYFYDDPNKKYLIKDCETLGECFVYPNKYLEWQLTQESKIVNGYRVFKATRSNRKVIAWYTTKIPVNFGPKGEYGLPGLILEIEIGKTIFKAKKIILNPKEKIKVKKPKGNLVTLEEYSKMIKKGTQSIFGKK; encoded by the coding sequence ATGAAACACTTAAAAATAATACTATTCTTTAGTCTTGTTACTAATTACGTAACAACGTTTTCTCAAGTTAACTTTTCTGGAATTGTACATTATGAATCTACAATAAACAAAAACACACTTACAAATTACTTAAAAAACAGAAGAGATACTATTGATGAGAATTTAGTAAAAACGTTAGACAAAGTATATTTACAATTAAAACCTATACAATCAAAACTTACGTTTAATAATGGTTCAGGTCTTTTTAAAGTACTTGACCAAATGAGTACCAAAGACAATGATCTAGGAATGAATATAGCAAAAGTAAGCGCTGGTGGTTCTAAAGAATATTTTTATGATGATCCAAATAAAAAATACTTAATAAAAGATTGTGAAACTTTAGGAGAATGTTTTGTATACCCAAATAAATATTTAGAGTGGCAACTAACTCAAGAATCTAAAATAGTTAATGGCTATAGAGTTTTTAAAGCAACCCGAAGCAACCGAAAAGTTATTGCTTGGTATACTACTAAAATTCCTGTAAATTTTGGGCCAAAAGGTGAATATGGTTTACCTGGTTTAATTCTTGAAATAGAAATTGGTAAAACTATTTTTAAAGCAAAAAAAATAATTCTAAATCCTAAAGAAAAAATAAAAGTAAAAAAACCAAAGGGAAATTTAGTAACCTTAGAAGAATATTCTAAAATGATAAAAAAAGGAACACAAAGTATTTTTGGTAAAAAATAA